The genomic stretch CACGGCAAAGCGCTCTAATTGTATGCCTTTATCGGTTTCGCGCCAGCGGGCAGCTCCAACGGGAATTTCGTTGTACAACACCAGGTAATGGTTCGCTTTTTCCTCATTATCGTATTCGAGCATCGGGTCAACGCCTTGTTCTTCCACAAAGACCTTACGGCGTATGTTTGCCGCTTGTTCAAAAAGTGTTTTTTCGTTATAGTCGAAAGCTATAATTCGTATCATGCGGCTAATGTAATAAAAGAATTTGAAATAGGGAATATTAATAAATAAACAAGCGCGGGAGGAATACCTTATTTCTCAACTTTATTCTTAGTCTTATTTATTGTTATAGAAATTCATAGCAGTATCAATCCCGCTTGTAACAAAGCTTTTAATAGCATCAACAATTAGCGGAATCCGCTCTGACATCAGTTTTTCTTCCTGTTTTGTCCAGCGCCCCAGCACGTGTTCCACCTGGAATCCACGGGCAAAATCGCTACCAATGCCTACGCGCAACCGGGGAAACTCGGTGGTGCCCAAAGTTTCGATAATATGGTTCATCCCGTTGTGGCTTCCGCCACTTCCATGGGCTTTTATCCGTATGGCACCAGGGTTAAGGTCAATATCGTCAGTAACCACAAGGGTGTTTTCCAATGGAGTTTTTGCTGCCTGCATCCAATAACGAAAAGCCTTTCCGCTTAAATTCATATAAGTGGAAGGTTTTATAAGGATAAGATTTCTTCCTTTAAATTTGGACT from Lentimicrobiaceae bacterium encodes the following:
- a CDS encoding GNAT family N-acetyltransferase; the protein is MIRIIAFDYNEKTLFEQAANIRRKVFVEEQGVDPMLEYDNEEKANHYLVLYNEIPVGAARWRETDKGIQLERFAVLPEFRNRGIGTALLKEVLADVVPMVKKVYLHAQVRAMPFYERYGFVKEGASFIEAGIKHFAMYLP
- the pth gene encoding aminoacyl-tRNA hydrolase, whose amino-acid sequence is MKYLIAGLGNVGEEYANTRHNIGFVVLDALAQSLQSTFRVERYAYVSESKFKGRNLILIKPSTYMNLSGKAFRYWMQAAKTPLENTLVVTDDIDLNPGAIRIKAHGSGGSHNGMNHIIETLGTTEFPRLRVGIGSDFARGFQVEHVLGRWTKQEEKLMSERIPLIVDAIKSFVTSGIDTAMNFYNNK